A DNA window from Streptomyces canus contains the following coding sequences:
- a CDS encoding PP2C family protein-serine/threonine phosphatase — protein sequence MKCLRAAVPRVGRAVRLAVRRGHRKSRRVLTFGLPTVWGAAAITYKLTCPLAQQNGLGARVASSAVFFAVGTGLIVHVRRALLRELRQARQVAGAAQRALLRPLPPRIGGLTVAAAQMSADRGATIGGDLYEAVATEHGVRVVMGDVRGHGLAAIGTAAAVLGSFREAVHDEPELAGVLRRLDRAFARHLRERTERDGTAAEEFVTVLLLEIGGDGELRALNCGHPWPYLLSGSRVESLSSADPLPPLGPFPLPCDLSGLHRGHLLPDETLVLHTDGAEDARDAHGRFFSLPEVLREASRSAPNGVLGAVFDSLRHHTGGTPTDDVALLVLRNERQHPSTSGARGTAPPATMHPQPTTHL from the coding sequence ATGAAGTGCTTGAGGGCTGCGGTGCCTCGTGTCGGGCGTGCCGTTCGCCTCGCCGTCCGCAGAGGTCACCGGAAGTCGCGCCGTGTGCTGACGTTCGGGCTGCCCACGGTGTGGGGCGCCGCCGCGATCACGTACAAGCTGACCTGCCCGCTCGCGCAGCAGAACGGCCTGGGCGCGCGGGTCGCCAGCAGCGCCGTGTTCTTCGCGGTGGGCACCGGACTGATCGTCCATGTCCGGCGCGCCCTGCTGCGGGAGCTCAGACAGGCCCGCCAGGTCGCGGGCGCCGCCCAGAGAGCGCTGCTGCGCCCGTTGCCCCCGCGCATCGGCGGGCTCACCGTGGCCGCGGCCCAGATGTCCGCCGACCGGGGCGCCACCATCGGCGGCGACCTGTACGAGGCCGTCGCCACGGAACACGGTGTACGGGTCGTCATGGGCGATGTCCGCGGCCACGGCCTCGCCGCCATCGGTACGGCCGCCGCGGTCCTCGGCAGCTTTCGTGAGGCCGTCCACGACGAGCCCGAACTCGCCGGGGTGCTGCGCAGACTGGACCGTGCGTTCGCCCGGCACCTGAGGGAGCGCACCGAACGTGACGGTACGGCCGCCGAGGAGTTCGTCACCGTACTGCTGCTCGAGATCGGTGGGGACGGTGAGCTGCGCGCACTGAACTGCGGTCATCCTTGGCCGTACTTGCTCAGTGGATCAAGGGTCGAATCACTTTCCTCTGCGGACCCCCTGCCACCCCTCGGCCCGTTCCCGCTGCCCTGCGACTTGTCGGGACTCCACCGCGGCCATCTGCTGCCGGACGAAACCCTGGTCCTGCACACGGACGGTGCCGAGGACGCCAGGGATGCTCATGGCCGGTTCTTTTCTTTGCCGGAGGTACTTCGTGAAGCATCGCGGAGCGCACCCAACGGTGTACTAGGTGCTGTTTTCGACTCCCTACGGCACCACACGGGCGGTACCCCAACGGACGACGTCGCCCTACTGGTGCTGAGAAACGAACGGCAACACCCGTCTACCTCAGGGGCGCGGGGAACCGCGCCACCAGCCACGATGCACCCGCAGCCGACAACGCACCTCTAG